Proteins co-encoded in one Pseudomonas fluorescens genomic window:
- a CDS encoding HlyD family secretion protein, producing the protein MTEPTTTTTNAIAATPEGVAPPSSPNTEPRSLRVRIISSLGFAGVAIVGVLIVLYAWQLPPFSSAVETTENALVRGQVTIIGPQLSGYVFEVPVQDFQFVKQGDLLVRLDDRIYQQRLDQSLAQLAVQKAALANVVQQRNSAEATIKLRQAVVADSEAQLRKSEADLRRNTALVNDGSVSKREMDVALAANAQSIASVAQAKANLEIARQDLQTVIVNRGSLEAAVASAEAAVQLARIDLSNTRIIAPRDGQLGQIGVRLGAYVNSGAQLMALVPDQKWVIANMKETQMDNVRVGQPVSFTVDALNHRRFTGHVQHISPGTGSEFALLQADNATGNFVKIAQRVPVRVTIDPDQQEIERLRPGMSVVVSIDTAKGDTQKH; encoded by the coding sequence ATGACCGAACCGACTACCACGACCACCAATGCCATTGCCGCCACCCCTGAAGGCGTGGCGCCGCCGTCATCACCGAATACCGAGCCGCGGTCGTTGCGGGTGCGGATCATCTCGTCGCTGGGCTTTGCCGGGGTCGCCATCGTCGGTGTGCTGATCGTGCTCTATGCCTGGCAGTTGCCGCCGTTCAGCAGCGCGGTGGAGACCACTGAAAACGCCCTGGTGCGCGGGCAGGTGACGATCATCGGCCCGCAGCTCAGTGGCTATGTGTTTGAAGTGCCGGTGCAGGATTTCCAGTTTGTGAAGCAAGGGGATTTGCTGGTGCGTCTCGATGACCGCATCTATCAGCAACGTCTCGATCAGTCGCTGGCGCAACTGGCGGTGCAGAAGGCTGCGCTGGCCAATGTGGTGCAGCAGCGCAACAGCGCCGAGGCGACCATCAAGTTGCGTCAGGCGGTGGTGGCCGACAGCGAGGCGCAGTTGCGCAAAAGCGAGGCGGACCTGCGCCGCAACACGGCGCTGGTCAATGACGGCTCGGTGTCCAAACGCGAGATGGACGTGGCGCTGGCCGCCAACGCGCAAAGCATTGCATCGGTGGCCCAGGCCAAGGCCAATCTGGAAATCGCCCGGCAGGATCTGCAAACCGTGATCGTCAATCGTGGCTCGCTGGAGGCCGCAGTGGCCAGTGCCGAGGCCGCCGTGCAACTGGCGCGAATCGACCTGTCCAACACCCGCATCATTGCCCCGCGTGACGGTCAGCTCGGGCAGATCGGCGTGCGTCTGGGTGCCTACGTCAATTCCGGGGCGCAACTGATGGCGCTGGTGCCGGACCAGAAGTGGGTGATTGCCAACATGAAAGAAACCCAGATGGATAACGTGCGGGTCGGGCAACCGGTGAGCTTCACCGTCGATGCGCTGAACCATCGCAGATTCACCGGACACGTTCAGCACATCTCGCCCGGCACTGGTTCGGAGTTCGCGTTATTGCAGGCCGACAATGCCACCGGCAACTTCGTGAAGATCGCCCAGCGTGTGCCGGTGCGAGTGACCATCGATCCGGACCAACAGGAAATCGAGCGCTTGCGGCCGGGGATGTCGGTGGTGGTCAGCATCGATACGGCGAAGGGTGATACTCAGAAACACTGA
- a CDS encoding MFS transporter yields MNQYTPRNWQPHEKPSLPGSPSTPLHSNPKRLAYALVGLLVALTGGLGNSLVVANLPYLQGALGATTAEMAWLPAAYVMTNVSMNLLLVKFRQQFGLRAFTEVFLVLYALVTFGHLFVNDLNSAIAVRAAHGMVGAALSSLGLYYMVQAFPAKWRMKALVLGLGTSQLALPLARLFSEDLLQIAEWRGLYLFELGMALLSLGCVLMLKLPPGDRFKTFEPLDFLTFAILASGVALLCAVLSLGRIDWWLEADWIGIALAASIALILAGLAIEHNRSNPMLMTRWLGSAVMIRLALAVILIRMVTSEQSTGAVGFMQYLNMSSQQLHSLYVVMLIGSVAGLLTSALTIDPKHLLMPLIISLALMATGSIIDSSSNNLTRPENLYFSQFLLAFGSTFFLGPTMVLGTRNVLTNPRNLVSFSVLFGICNNLGGLIGAALLGTFQIVREKFHSSHIVEQLVLSDPRVAARVQSGGSAVGSLIGDPSLRNLQGIRSLANAATREANVLAYNDVFMLIAVIAILTMIWISIRALWLISTTRAVAPTPSVPSSGATSS; encoded by the coding sequence ATGAACCAATACACCCCGCGCAACTGGCAGCCTCACGAGAAGCCCAGTCTGCCCGGATCCCCCTCGACGCCGCTGCACTCCAACCCCAAGCGTCTGGCCTATGCGCTGGTGGGGTTGCTGGTGGCGTTGACCGGCGGGTTGGGCAATTCGCTGGTGGTCGCCAACCTGCCTTACCTGCAAGGCGCGCTCGGGGCGACCACGGCGGAGATGGCCTGGTTGCCGGCGGCGTACGTGATGACCAACGTTTCGATGAATCTGCTGCTGGTGAAGTTTCGCCAGCAGTTCGGGCTGCGGGCGTTCACCGAGGTGTTTCTGGTGCTGTATGCGCTGGTGACGTTCGGCCATTTGTTTGTCAATGACCTGAACTCGGCGATCGCCGTGCGTGCCGCTCACGGCATGGTCGGCGCGGCGTTGAGCTCGCTGGGCCTGTATTACATGGTGCAGGCGTTCCCGGCCAAGTGGCGGATGAAGGCGCTGGTGCTGGGCCTCGGTACATCGCAACTGGCCTTGCCACTGGCGCGACTGTTTTCCGAAGACTTGCTGCAGATCGCCGAATGGCGCGGCTTGTATCTGTTCGAATTGGGCATGGCGTTGCTGTCGCTGGGCTGTGTATTGATGCTCAAACTGCCGCCGGGTGACCGGTTCAAGACTTTCGAACCCCTCGACTTCCTCACCTTCGCGATTCTGGCCAGTGGCGTGGCTTTGCTGTGCGCCGTGTTGTCCCTGGGCCGGATCGACTGGTGGCTGGAGGCCGACTGGATCGGCATCGCCCTGGCCGCGTCGATTGCCCTGATTCTCGCGGGACTGGCCATCGAACATAACCGCAGCAACCCGATGCTGATGACCCGCTGGCTCGGCAGCGCAGTGATGATCCGCCTGGCACTGGCGGTGATCCTGATTCGCATGGTCACCTCGGAGCAATCCACCGGTGCCGTGGGCTTTATGCAATACCTGAACATGAGCAGCCAACAGCTTCATAGCCTGTATGTGGTGATGCTGATCGGCAGCGTCGCCGGCCTGCTGACCAGTGCGCTGACCATTGACCCGAAACACCTGCTGATGCCGCTGATCATCTCGCTGGCGTTGATGGCCACCGGTTCGATCATCGACAGTTCCTCGAACAACCTGACCCGCCCCGAGAACCTGTATTTCAGCCAGTTTCTGTTGGCGTTCGGCAGCACTTTTTTCCTCGGCCCGACCATGGTCCTCGGCACCCGCAACGTGCTGACCAATCCGCGCAATCTGGTGAGCTTTTCGGTGCTGTTCGGGATCTGCAACAACCTCGGCGGCCTGATCGGTGCGGCGTTACTGGGGACGTTCCAGATCGTTCGCGAGAAATTTCATTCCAGCCACATCGTCGAGCAACTGGTGCTTTCCGATCCCCGCGTCGCCGCTCGTGTGCAGAGCGGCGGTTCGGCGGTCGGCTCACTGATCGGCGACCCGAGCCTGCGCAACCTGCAAGGCATTCGCAGCCTGGCCAACGCCGCCACCCGCGAGGCCAACGTACTGGCCTATAACGATGTGTTCATGCTGATCGCGGTGATCGCGATCCTGACCATGATCTGGATTTCCATCCGCGCGCTGTGGCTGATCAGCACCACAAGAGCCGTCGCCCCGACACCTTCCGTACCTTCCAGCGGTGCCACTTCTTCATGA
- a CDS encoding polysaccharide deacetylase family protein yields MTTPRWQRSPRLLKNLLAAALLLPTLAFAQERPWPDGAQLVISVSMQFETGGQPEGAESPFSGTPLPKGYPDLPAQTWFDYGYKEGLWRMLDLWDRTGIKVTSHVVGEAALKHPELAKAIAERGHELAAHGMRWADSYNMNYAQEKQFIGDGVAAVEKITGQRSVGYNANWLRRSPNTLKVLQDLNFTYHIDDVSRDEPFVTMVRGRKFAVVPYTLRNNDIVLIEGRHFSAEQFYQQLVLEFDRLYAEGASKRRMMSVSLHDRIGGTPAMVEAMERFIRYAQSHPKVTFMRKDQIAQVVLTEKNPLIDNTEAAYNQ; encoded by the coding sequence ATGACCACGCCCCGCTGGCAACGCTCCCCGCGTCTGCTGAAAAATCTACTGGCAGCCGCCCTGTTGCTGCCCACCCTCGCCTTCGCCCAGGAACGCCCGTGGCCGGATGGCGCGCAACTGGTGATTTCGGTGTCGATGCAATTCGAAACCGGCGGCCAGCCCGAGGGCGCAGAAAGTCCGTTCTCCGGCACACCGCTGCCCAAAGGCTACCCGGATCTGCCGGCGCAGACCTGGTTCGATTACGGTTACAAGGAAGGTCTGTGGCGCATGCTCGATCTGTGGGATCGCACCGGCATCAAGGTCACCTCCCACGTGGTCGGCGAAGCGGCGCTCAAGCACCCGGAACTGGCCAAGGCAATTGCCGAACGCGGCCATGAGCTGGCGGCCCACGGCATGCGCTGGGCCGACTCGTACAACATGAACTACGCCCAGGAAAAACAGTTCATCGGTGACGGCGTCGCCGCGGTAGAGAAAATCACCGGCCAACGCTCGGTGGGCTACAACGCCAACTGGCTGCGCCGCAGCCCCAACACGCTGAAGGTGCTGCAGGACCTGAATTTCACCTACCACATCGATGACGTCAGCCGCGACGAACCCTTCGTGACCATGGTTCGCGGGCGCAAATTCGCCGTGGTGCCCTACACCCTGCGCAATAACGACATCGTGCTGATCGAAGGCCGGCATTTCTCCGCCGAGCAGTTCTATCAGCAGCTGGTGCTGGAGTTCGATCGACTCTATGCAGAAGGCGCAAGCAAGCGGCGGATGATGTCGGTGAGTCTGCACGACCGCATCGGCGGCACGCCGGCAATGGTCGAGGCCATGGAGCGCTTCATCCGCTATGCGCAATCACATCCGAAGGTGACGTTCATGCGCAAGGATCAGATCGCGCAGGTGGTGCTGACCGAGAAAAACCCGCTGATCGACAACACCGAGGCAGCGTACAACCAGTGA
- a CDS encoding sulfite exporter TauE/SafE family protein, whose product MLLASLFGVVMGLILGLTGAGGGILAVPALVLGLGWTMTQAAPVALFAVGSAAAVGAIDGLRHGLVRYRAALLIAALGAVFSPLGIYLAHQLPEKVLMILFSLLMVMVAWRMLRRERQQEGPSDHGHASWGQKNCMLNEQTGRFDWTAKCTATLAALGAVTGVVSGLLGVGGGFLIVPAFKQLTDVQMRGIVATSLMVISLISAIGVIGAFHAGVRIDHLGMAFIVASIIGMIVGRKLCARVPARTLQVGFASVCLVVAVYMLLRA is encoded by the coding sequence ATGTTGCTGGCAAGTCTGTTTGGCGTGGTGATGGGATTGATCCTCGGACTGACCGGGGCGGGTGGCGGGATTCTCGCGGTACCGGCGCTGGTGCTCGGTCTGGGCTGGACGATGACGCAGGCAGCACCGGTGGCGCTGTTCGCCGTGGGCAGTGCGGCGGCAGTCGGGGCCATCGATGGTCTGCGCCATGGGCTGGTGCGCTACCGCGCGGCGCTGTTGATCGCTGCGCTAGGCGCCGTGTTTTCGCCACTGGGCATCTACCTCGCGCACCAGTTGCCGGAGAAGGTCCTGATGATCCTCTTCAGCCTGCTGATGGTCATGGTGGCCTGGCGCATGCTGCGTCGCGAACGCCAGCAAGAGGGTCCGAGTGATCATGGCCACGCCAGTTGGGGGCAGAAGAACTGCATGCTCAATGAACAGACCGGCCGTTTCGACTGGACCGCCAAATGCACCGCAACCCTCGCAGCGCTGGGGGCGGTGACCGGTGTGGTGTCCGGACTGCTCGGCGTCGGTGGCGGGTTCCTGATCGTGCCGGCGTTCAAGCAACTGACCGATGTGCAGATGCGCGGCATCGTCGCCACGTCGTTGATGGTCATCAGCCTGATTTCCGCCATCGGCGTGATCGGTGCATTTCATGCCGGGGTGCGGATCGATCACCTGGGCATGGCGTTCATCGTGGCCAGCATCATCGGCATGATCGTTGGCCGAAAACTCTGTGCGCGGGTGCCGGCGCGGACGTTGCAGGTGGGATTTGCCAGTGTGTGCCTGGTCGTCGCCGTGTACATGTTGCTGCGGGCCTGA
- a CDS encoding NAD(P)/FAD-dependent oxidoreductase produces MNDQHWGPSISADIVVIGGGTAGIGFVASLLKRDPGLNITVIEPSAQHYYQPAWTLVGGGAYDVRDTSRPMNRVIPRQATWIQAAVTGIDPDTRQLTLNDQRTVSYQNLIVCPGLRLAWEKIEGLQESLGQHGVTSNYSYQHAQYTWDQVQKLRGGKALFTQPAMPIKCAGAPQKALYLSCDHWLKTGVLNKVEVEFNLAGAALFGVATFVPPLMKYIEKYNARLAFNANLVKVDGPAKTAWFEVKDADGNVTQVAKTFDLLHVVPPQVSPDFIAQSPLADAAGWCEVNPHSLQHPRYPQVFALGDICNTTNAKTAAAVRKQVVVVAENLLAQRKSLALPLKYDGYGSCPLTVEKGKVILAEFGYGGKLLPTFPLDPTVPRRSAWWLKASLLPWFYWNGMLKGREWLTGVSKVD; encoded by the coding sequence ATGAACGATCAACACTGGGGCCCATCCATCAGTGCGGACATCGTGGTCATCGGCGGCGGCACTGCCGGCATCGGTTTTGTCGCGAGCCTGCTCAAGCGCGATCCCGGCCTGAACATCACGGTGATCGAGCCGAGTGCCCAGCATTACTACCAGCCGGCGTGGACGCTGGTCGGCGGTGGGGCCTACGATGTCAGGGACACCTCCAGACCGATGAACAGGGTGATACCGCGTCAGGCTACCTGGATTCAGGCAGCCGTGACCGGCATCGATCCCGACACACGCCAACTCACCCTCAACGATCAACGTACCGTCAGCTACCAGAACCTGATCGTCTGTCCTGGTCTGCGCCTGGCGTGGGAGAAGATCGAAGGCCTGCAGGAAAGCCTCGGCCAGCACGGCGTCACCTCCAACTACAGTTATCAGCACGCGCAATACACTTGGGATCAGGTGCAGAAACTGCGCGGCGGCAAAGCGCTGTTCACCCAGCCGGCGATGCCGATCAAATGCGCCGGCGCTCCGCAGAAGGCGCTGTACCTGTCCTGCGATCACTGGCTCAAAACAGGCGTATTGAACAAGGTCGAGGTTGAATTCAACCTGGCCGGCGCGGCGTTGTTCGGCGTGGCGACGTTCGTGCCCCCGCTGATGAAATACATCGAAAAATACAACGCCCGTCTCGCGTTCAACGCCAATCTTGTCAAGGTCGACGGGCCGGCAAAAACCGCGTGGTTCGAAGTCAAGGATGCCGATGGCAACGTCACTCAGGTAGCCAAGACCTTCGATCTGCTGCACGTCGTACCGCCACAGGTCTCCCCTGACTTCATCGCACAAAGTCCGCTGGCCGACGCCGCCGGCTGGTGTGAGGTCAACCCGCACAGCCTGCAACATCCGCGTTACCCGCAGGTGTTCGCACTCGGCGATATCTGCAACACCACCAACGCGAAGACCGCTGCCGCCGTGCGCAAGCAGGTCGTGGTGGTCGCCGAGAACCTGCTGGCCCAGCGCAAGTCTCTGGCGTTGCCGCTGAAGTATGACGGCTACGGTTCCTGCCCGCTGACGGTGGAGAAGGGCAAGGTGATCCTCGCCGAGTTCGGCTACGGCGGTAAATTGCTGCCGACCTTCCCCCTCGACCCGACCGTGCCACGACGTTCCGCGTGGTGGCTGAAGGCGTCCCTGCTGCCGTGGTTCTACTGGAACGGCATGCTCAAGGGCCGCGAGTGGCTGACCGGTGTGTCCAAAGTCGACTGA
- a CDS encoding ArsR/SmtB family transcription factor: protein MQSSLTECEVAQLRASASKACSLLKALANEDRLLILCQLTQGERNVGELEKMTGVRQPTLSQQLGILRDEGLVATRREGKYIFYGLASHEVIQVMKTLSGLYCGAVLKSWAQ from the coding sequence ATGCAATCCAGTCTGACCGAATGTGAAGTCGCCCAACTGCGGGCCTCGGCCTCCAAGGCCTGTTCGCTGCTCAAGGCCCTGGCCAATGAGGATCGGCTGCTGATCCTGTGCCAGTTGACCCAGGGCGAACGCAATGTCGGCGAACTGGAAAAAATGACCGGTGTGCGCCAGCCGACCCTGTCCCAGCAATTGGGCATCCTGCGCGATGAAGGGCTGGTCGCGACCCGTCGTGAAGGCAAGTACATTTTCTACGGTCTGGCCAGTCACGAAGTGATCCAGGTAATGAAAACACTGTCCGGACTCTACTGTGGAGCCGTGCTCAAAAGCTGGGCGCAATAG
- a CDS encoding MBL fold metallo-hydrolase, whose amino-acid sequence MPAMIEAFLDPASSTYSYVVYEAAGGQCAIVDSVLDYDGAAGRTCTAQADKIIAFVRAHNLQVQWLLETHAHADHLSAAPYLRRELGGKIAIGESISKVQNVFKALFNLEPEFCVDGSQFDHLFAPNESFRIGNLKATALHVPGHTPADMAYLIDGEQILVGDTLFMPDVGTARCDFPGGNAHQLFHSIHKLLAFPASVKLYVCHDYPPQGRASQCQTTVGEQRKSNIHVHDGVDEAAFVDMRTRRDAGLGMPTLLLPAIQVNVRAGNLPPAEGNGVTYLKIPINAL is encoded by the coding sequence ATGCCCGCGATGATTGAAGCGTTCCTCGACCCCGCCTCCTCGACCTACAGCTACGTGGTCTACGAGGCCGCTGGCGGACAGTGCGCAATCGTCGATTCCGTGCTTGATTACGATGGTGCCGCGGGCCGTACCTGTACGGCTCAGGCAGACAAAATCATTGCCTTCGTACGAGCCCACAATCTGCAGGTGCAGTGGTTGCTGGAAACCCACGCCCACGCCGATCACCTCTCCGCCGCGCCCTATCTGCGTCGTGAATTGGGCGGCAAGATCGCGATTGGTGAATCGATCAGCAAAGTGCAGAACGTGTTCAAGGCTCTGTTCAACCTTGAGCCGGAGTTTTGCGTCGACGGCTCACAGTTCGATCACCTGTTCGCACCGAACGAGTCGTTCAGGATCGGCAACCTCAAGGCGACCGCCCTGCACGTTCCCGGCCACACCCCGGCAGACATGGCCTACCTGATCGACGGCGAGCAGATCCTGGTCGGTGACACGTTGTTCATGCCCGACGTCGGTACCGCCCGCTGCGACTTCCCCGGCGGCAATGCCCATCAACTGTTCCATTCGATCCACAAACTGCTGGCCTTCCCCGCCAGCGTGAAGCTCTACGTCTGCCACGACTATCCGCCGCAAGGTCGCGCCTCGCAGTGCCAGACCACCGTCGGCGAACAGCGCAAAAGCAATATCCATGTGCATGATGGCGTCGACGAAGCCGCGTTCGTCGATATGCGTACCAGACGTGACGCGGGGTTGGGAATGCCGACCCTGTTGCTGCCGGCGATCCAGGTCAATGTGCGGGCGGGTAATCTGCCGCCGGCGGAAGGCAATGGCGTGACGTACCTCAAGATTCCGATCAATGCGTTATAG
- a CDS encoding tyrosinase family protein, whose protein sequence is MDIRRNHRDLSRDEKSAFIEAILKLKNNVDSVLRPGQQSRYDDFVQIHKNSMGRGNPLDPNPHGNPLFFPWHRILIRQFELALQAAANDPGITLPYWNWQLGGADNPFTSDFMGGNGDNTLGQRVTAGPFSREHSQFEVAVWDEAPGNTGLLRNLGAEGALPSAEAVISALNRTPYWLEPDGWENVAERELHNPVHAWVGGNMLHAASPNDPVFFLHHCYMDLLWERWKHQHPRLPAFTSREGDPDAMNETALVFHPENEPAPWAQTFTVGQTIHTTELNYRYDYL, encoded by the coding sequence ATGGATATTCGCCGCAACCATCGGGATCTGTCCCGGGATGAAAAATCCGCCTTCATCGAAGCGATCCTCAAGCTGAAAAACAACGTCGACAGCGTACTGCGCCCCGGTCAGCAGAGTCGTTACGATGACTTCGTCCAGATCCACAAGAACTCGATGGGACGGGGCAACCCGCTGGACCCCAATCCGCATGGCAATCCCCTGTTCTTTCCCTGGCACCGGATTCTGATTCGCCAGTTCGAGCTGGCCCTGCAAGCCGCTGCCAATGATCCGGGCATCACCCTGCCCTACTGGAACTGGCAACTCGGGGGGGCCGACAACCCCTTCACCTCCGATTTCATGGGGGGAAATGGCGACAACACGCTGGGGCAGCGCGTCACCGCCGGCCCGTTTTCCCGGGAGCACTCTCAATTTGAAGTGGCGGTATGGGACGAGGCACCGGGAAACACGGGCCTGCTTCGAAACCTGGGCGCAGAAGGCGCACTGCCTTCGGCAGAGGCCGTCATTTCTGCCCTTAACAGGACGCCCTACTGGCTGGAGCCCGACGGTTGGGAAAACGTTGCAGAAAGAGAGCTGCACAATCCGGTTCATGCATGGGTCGGTGGCAACATGCTACACGCGGCGTCCCCGAACGACCCGGTCTTCTTCCTGCATCACTGCTACATGGATCTGTTGTGGGAACGCTGGAAGCATCAACATCCGCGCCTCCCGGCATTCACGTCCAGGGAAGGCGATCCCGATGCCATGAATGAAACAGCACTGGTTTTCCACCCGGAGAATGAACCCGCCCCCTGGGCACAAACATTCACGGTTGGGCAGACGATCCATACGACGGAGCTGAATTATCGATATGACTACCTGTAA
- the bkdR gene encoding Bkd operon transcriptional regulator BkdR yields the protein MRKLDRTDIGILNSLQENARITNADLARSVNLSPTPCFNRVKAMEELGLIREQVTLLDADLLGLHVNVFIHVSLEKQVEEALQHFEEAISDRPEVMECYLMAGDPDYLIRVLVPTIQSLERFMMDFLTKVPGVANIRSSFALKQVRYKTALPLPANGLTLGN from the coding sequence ATGCGCAAACTGGACCGTACCGACATCGGCATTCTCAACAGCCTTCAGGAGAATGCGCGCATCACCAACGCCGATCTGGCCCGTTCGGTCAATCTGTCGCCGACGCCGTGCTTCAACCGGGTCAAGGCGATGGAAGAACTGGGGCTGATCCGTGAGCAGGTGACCCTGCTCGATGCCGACCTGCTCGGGCTGCACGTGAACGTGTTCATTCACGTCAGCCTGGAGAAGCAGGTGGAGGAAGCTTTGCAGCATTTCGAAGAGGCGATATCCGACCGCCCGGAAGTTATGGAGTGCTACCTGATGGCCGGCGACCCGGATTATCTGATTCGGGTACTGGTGCCGACCATTCAGTCGCTCGAGCGCTTCATGATGGACTTTCTGACCAAGGTACCGGGCGTGGCGAACATACGGTCAAGCTTTGCACTCAAGCAGGTGCGCTACAAGACCGCTTTGCCGTTGCCGGCGAACGGTTTGACCCTCGGCAACTGA
- a CDS encoding 3-methyl-2-oxobutanoate dehydrogenase (2-methylpropanoyl-transferring) subunit alpha — translation MTQAYEPLRLHVPEPSGRPGCKTDFSYLHLTDAGTVRKPSIDVEPADTADLARGLIRVLDDQGNALGPWAENVPVEILRKGMRAMLKTRIYDNRMVVAQRQKKMSFYMQSLGEEAIGSAQALALNIDDMCFPTYRQQSILMARDVPLVDLICQLLSNERDPLKGRQLPIMYSVKDAGFFTISGNLATQFIQGVGWGMASAIKGDTKIASAWIGDGATAESDFHTALTFAHVYRAPVILNVVNNQWAISTFQAIAGGEATTFAGRGVGCGIASLRVDGNDFYAVYAASAWAAERARRNLGPTMIEWVTYRAGPHSTSDDPSKYRPADDWSHFPLGDPIARLKQHLIKVGHWSEEEHAAVSAELEAEVIAAQKEAEQYGTLAGGQIPSAATMFEDVYKEMPEHLKRQRQQLGI, via the coding sequence ATGACCCAAGCGTATGAACCGCTGCGTCTGCACGTCCCTGAACCCTCGGGCCGCCCAGGCTGCAAAACCGACTTCTCCTACCTGCATCTGACCGATGCCGGCACGGTGCGCAAACCTTCCATCGACGTTGAACCGGCCGACACCGCCGACCTGGCTCGTGGCCTGATCCGCGTGCTCGACGACCAGGGCAACGCCCTCGGCCCATGGGCCGAAAACGTGCCGGTCGAGATCCTGCGCAAAGGCATGCGCGCCATGCTCAAGACCCGGATCTACGACAACCGCATGGTGGTCGCCCAGCGTCAGAAAAAAATGTCGTTCTACATGCAGAGCCTCGGGGAAGAAGCCATCGGCAGCGCCCAGGCCCTGGCCTTGAACATCGACGACATGTGCTTCCCGACCTACCGCCAGCAAAGCATTCTGATGGCTCGCGACGTGCCATTGGTCGACCTGATCTGCCAACTGCTGTCCAACGAGCGCGACCCGCTCAAGGGTCGTCAGCTGCCGATCATGTACTCGGTCAAGGACGCCGGTTTCTTCACCATTTCCGGCAACCTCGCCACTCAATTCATTCAAGGCGTGGGCTGGGGCATGGCTTCGGCGATCAAGGGCGACACCAAAATCGCCTCGGCCTGGATCGGCGACGGCGCCACCGCCGAATCGGACTTCCACACCGCCCTCACCTTCGCCCACGTTTACCGTGCGCCGGTGATCCTCAACGTGGTCAATAACCAGTGGGCAATCTCGACCTTCCAGGCCATCGCCGGTGGTGAAGCCACCACCTTCGCCGGACGCGGCGTCGGTTGCGGCATCGCCTCTCTACGGGTTGACGGCAACGACTTCTACGCGGTCTACGCCGCTTCCGCCTGGGCCGCCGAACGCGCCCGCCGCAACCTCGGCCCGACCATGATCGAATGGGTCACCTACCGCGCCGGCCCGCACTCGACCTCCGACGATCCGTCCAAATACCGCCCTGCCGACGACTGGAGCCACTTCCCGCTGGGCGACCCGATTGCCCGCCTGAAACAGCACCTGATCAAGGTCGGCCACTGGTCGGAAGAAGAGCACGCCGCCGTCAGCGCCGAGCTCGAAGCCGAAGTGATCGCTGCACAGAAAGAGGCCGAACAGTACGGCACCCTCGCCGGCGGCCAGATTCCAAGCGCCGCGACCATGTTCGAAGACGTCTACAAAGAGATGCCGGAGCACTTGAAGCGCCAGCGTCAGCAGTTGGGGATCTGA